Genomic window (Vigna unguiculata cultivar IT97K-499-35 chromosome 10, ASM411807v1, whole genome shotgun sequence):
ATATATGCATTTCCTTAATTCTAGAATCTACATGCATTCAAAAAATATCAGCCACTTACCTCTTGTGCTCCTTTGGCGCCTGTTTCTCGGATGTCTTGAAAGTAGGGTCAGCTCGGATGGCAGCATGAACCTTCTTATACAGATCTTCCAAACCATCAGGCTCTATTCCCCGCTTGATACAAGCACTAAAGTGTGACTGGTATTTCTCTGGCTCATCCTCATTCAATGTCTGCATAATACATAAAATAGTTTGTCAGAACATATTTTCCTAAATAGTCGTATATAGTATTAAGCATTTCAACACAATTGTACTGAATAAAACCTCTGTCCGTACCTTCATATAAGCAGCAACATGTCCACCAAAGACATATTTGCGATGAACATCAGCATCAAGCTCCTTCTTATCCTTATCAAAGCCAGCAAACCTTTTATCACTATGAGGGATATCCAAACCCCCATCGAGAGCTCCCTAAGAGCACAACAGATTTATTCAATTTGCctattaataaacaaaaatcacaCTAAATAGCACTGTATTGAAATTGAACTAGAATACCTTAAGAGCACCAAAGACGCGATTGCCTGTTGTGGTCCTAATAAGACCAACATCAAGGAGAGCACGGAATGGTCTCCTGGTGTCGGCTGGTTCCACTGAATAATCCTCTCCGGTGGCCTGAAAAGGGAACATCCAAATAACTCAGAAAGATgtgacaaataaaaagaaaaaaaaaaaaaaacagaccaTAGCAACCATGTAGATACCTCAACATTTCCTTCATACTCCTCATCCATTTCAAGCTTCTTAAGGACTCGACGGGCCAACAAAAGTCCAGTGCAATAAGCTGATGACAGAGAAAAAGGGTGAAAAGATAGACACAAACAGTGGGTCACAAAATGGTTGGGAGCTAGATTTCTTCACAAAGTACCTGCAGCATAGTTTGTAAGGCCTACTTCGAGACCATAGCGTGGTAGCTCATGTGCATATGCTGCAGCAAGAACATTATCACCAGCAATGGTAGCAGATGTTATTTGGGCAATGATGTCCTTGTTAGTCTAATTAAAGGTTAAGGTTTATGCTGACAAAAACATCAACTGGGTGAAGAAATTCAGTAATTTACATGACAAAACACAACAATTCAAGCACATATAACAAATTCTTCATAACAGTAGGATACAAATCGAACCACAAAGCGATATTTTGGTGTATTGTACTTGTTCTTATCCTGGTTAATCAACCGAATCCTGGCTCGGTAATCGGTTTTTCCCTCTGCAGTGAATAAAATCCCAATTACAAACGATGATTGCAATGAACAAGACATGCATTGAACACaatgaaacaaaacaaacaaacaaaaatacctCTTCTTCTCTTGAACTTCACTTGATATCTCTTGAAGTAGGCCCTTGATTTCTGAGCCTTAACAAACACCTTTAACATGCACCCAAAAAATGTTGAtacaaataatgtaaaaaaaaaaaaaaaaaaacataagaacGCAAAAACTGATTCATTACAAACTAAGCTACCTAACGGaaaaactcaaaagaaaaactataatGGGTAACAAAGATCAAAATTTCGACTTTCCATTAAACTCACAAACTGTAAATGTATAACATGAGAACATAGCTAAAACGAAATATGGATAATCAAAATTCCG
Coding sequences:
- the LOC114166660 gene encoding 60S ribosomal protein L5-2-like, with translation MVFVKAQKSRAYFKRYQVKFKRRREGKTDYRARIRLINQDKNKYNTPKYRFVVRFTNKDIIAQITSATIAGDNVLAAAYAHELPRYGLEVGLTNYAAAYCTGLLLARRVLKKLEMDEEYEGNVEATGEDYSVEPADTRRPFRALLDVGLIRTTTGNRVFGALKGALDGGLDIPHSDKRFAGFDKDKKELDADVHRKYVFGGHVAAYMKTLNEDEPEKYQSHFSACIKRGIEPDGLEDLYKKVHAAIRADPTFKTSEKQAPKEHKRYNLKKLTYEERKAKLVARLQALNSAAGDDEDEDDE